The genome window AAGGTCATTGTCGCGTAGGAGACCTGCAGGAAATAAAAGGCGAGGAAGATGCAGACCGCCGCAACGGGAATGGCGATATCAGGCTCGCCCGAAATCAGCGTCGCCAGCCCAAGGCCGATTGCAATGCCGAACACCGTGCCGAGTGAGCGCGACAGCGCCTTCATCGCCGTATCGCCACGCGAATTTGTGTTGGTGAAGACCAGGAAAGAGGCAAGCACGGCCCAGAACCAGCGCTCGCGCGACAAGAGCAGGCCGAAGCCCATGGCGATTGCCGAGGCGAGCGTGATCTGCAGCGCCGAGCGCAGCAGCGGATTGCCGAATGAAAAGTCGATCGGCTGGGATTGCGCCGTGTCCTTGCCGGCGTCGATGCCGGAGAAACTGGAAACCTGTCCCTCATCGATCGCCTGCGTCAGTTGCTGCCGCGCCTCGCCGAGCCAAAGCAGTGCCCGCACGGTTTCGCCTTGCGGCTGGTCCTTGATGGCTTCCGCCATTCCCTCAAATCTTGCAAGCTCCGCCGCATCCGCCTGGATCACGGCATGGACGAGCGCAAAAGGCGCCGGGCTCTGGAGGCTCAGCACGATCGCGCTCTCGGCGGCTAGATGTGCATCGAAAAGCCGGATCGCCAGCTCGGCGGCAGGGTCGGCGGCACCGTCGAAGACGCCGGCCGGCGGGCGCGGGATGAAGGTCTCCGCCATCAGCACCACCTCCTTCAGCCGGTCTTCCAGCTGGCGCAGTTCCTGCCGGTCGGCTTCACCGATCTCGGCGCCGCCGGCCAGCGCCGCAAGCTTGAAGAGGATCTGGTTGATCCGCCCCCTGACGCTTTCGAGCGAGCGCAGCAGGTCGCGCCGCCAATCGTCGGGCAAGAGCACCGCCCGCACCAGATGACCGAGGAGCACGGAGACGACGGGGCCGATTGCCACCTCCGGCAGATCGGCCAACGAAGGCCGGAAATAGGCGCCCATGAAATAGGAGGTGAAGGCGAACATGCCGATGGCAAAACCGCGCGGCCCGAACACGCGTGCCGCCGATGCAAGCGCGATCACCACCAGGAAGACGAGATCGGAGAGAAAACGGCTGTCCTCGAGCCCCGCCGCGACGGCGACGACGGCAAGGCTTGCGCCGCAGCCGAAGAGCCGCGTCACCAGCTGGCGCGCATTGCCTTTGTCGCGCACAGCGATCCCACCTTCGATCGACAGCACGATGCCGAGGCCAAAAGCCGCGGTCGGCAGCGACAGAACAAGGGCGTGGATGGCAAGCAGGATCAAGAACGAAAGGACGATCGTCAGCGTCACCCGCGAGGCCATGCGCAGGCGCGAAAGCGCCGGATCGTTGGCAAGCAGCCAGTCGCGAAGCTGAAAACCGGAAAACAAATGCGGAGCCCTCATGCCACGGAAGGATCGACAGATACCGCCGCAAGAGCGGAAATCAAACCATCGCAGAACCGATCGGAACAATCGCCCGGGATCGATTCCCCGGTATCGATCGAATGTCGCGCGCCTATTGGCCCTTGGCAATCAGCGCCATCGTCGCCTTCAGGGAATCACGGCCCTGCGTTTCGATATTCTCGGTGACGATATCGTCGATCACTGGTGTACCGTCTTCTTCGATCACTTCGAAACGAACGGTCGTGTAGTCCTTGGCATCGGGCGCATCCGAGCAGGCGGATTTCTTGAAGCGCACCGTCACCTCAGCCGTCCGGTTGACCACAGGCGCCGCCGCCATCGTCAGATCCTCCAGCGGGCATGCATCCTGACCGTTGATGATGACGTCGTAGTCGAACGGCGATATGCCATCGTCATCGACCGCGGGAAATTGCGCGGCGGCCTGGTACTTGGCGACGAAATCCTTGCTGTAGAGATGGGCGAGCCGGCTCGCATCGAAGATGTCGGTCCAGTCGCCGTTGTTGTCGGCCCAGTTGCTCCTGGTCGCGTCCATGATCTCCTTCACCGGCGCAGTGGCATCGGCGGCACGGGCGGCACCTGAAAAGGCGATAAGGCTTGCGATAACAGCGGCGATTGTCTTCATGGTCGAATGTTCCGGGCGGGCAAATCAAGGCGGACACTAGCCGGATTTCAGCGCTTGGCAATGCCGGCAAAAACGCATTCTCAAACCCGTTGCAGCTTTGCGTTCCCGGTTCACAATGCTATAGCGCTCCTCATCACGTCACCCACCGGGACCCCGTCCCCATTTAAGCTCGAACGAGGCAGATACATGAACAAGATCAAGGTCGCCAATCCCGTCGCCGATCTCGACGGCGATGAAATGACGCGCATCATCTGGCAGCTCATCAAGGATAAGCTGATCCATCCGTATCTCGACCTCGACATCGACTATTTCGATCTGTCGGTCGAAAACCGCGACGCCACCAACGACCAGGTCACTGTCGACGCCGCCAACGCCATCAAGAAATACGGCGTCGGCATCAAGTGCGCGACGATCACGCCGGACGAAGCCCGCGTCAAGGAATTCAACCTCAAGGAAATGTGGAAGAGCCCGAACGGCACGATCCGCAACATTCTCGGCGGCGTCATCTTCCGCGAGCCGATTATCTGCAAGAACGTACCGCGCCTGGTTCCCGGCTGGACCAAGCCGATCGTCGTCGGCCGCCACGCCTTCGGCGACCAGTACCGCGCCACCGATTTCAAATTCCCCGGCAAGGGCAAGCTGACGATCAAGTTCGTCGGCGAAGACGGCACCGTCATCGAGAAGGAAGTCTTCAACGCACCGGGCGCCGGCGTCGCCATGGCCATGTACAACCTCGACGAATCGATCCGCGAATTCGCCCGCGCCTCGATGATGTACGGCCTGATGCGCAAGTGGCCGGTCTATCTGTCGACCAAGAACACCATCCTCAAGGCCTATGACGGCCGCTTCAAGGACATTTTCGAGGAAGTCTACGAGACCGAATTCAAGGATCAGTTCAAGGAAGCCGGCATCACCTACGAACACCGCCTGATCGACGACATGGTCGCTTCGGCGCTGAAGTGGTCTGGCGGCTACGTCTGGGCCTGCAAGAACTATGACGGCGACGTCCAGTCCGACACCGTTGCCCAGGGCTTCGGTTCGCTCGGCCTGATGACCTCGGTTCTGCTGACGCCAGACGGCAAGACCGTCGAAGCCGAAGCCGCCCACGGCACGGTCACCCGCCACTACCGCCAGCACCAGAAGGGCCAGGAAACCTCGACGAACTCGATCGCCTCGATCTTCGCCTGGACCCGTGGCCTGGCGCATCGCGCCAAGCTCGACGACAATGCCGAGCTCGCCAAGTTCGCTTCCACGCTGGAAAAGGTCTGCGTCGACACCGTCGAATCCGGTTTCATGACCAAGGACCTGGCGCTCCTGATCGGCCCCGACCAGCCGTGGCTCTCGACCACCGCCTTCCTCGACAAGATCGACCAGAACCTGCAGAAGGCCATGGCATAAGCCGGTCTTTCCGAGATAGCATCGAAGCGGCGGGGATTTCCCCGCCGTTTTCATTTTGGGAGAATGAACCGATGACGGCCATCCAGCGACCGCTTGAACCCTCGGACCGCGCCGCTTGGGAACCTCTGTGGGAGGCTTATCAGCGCTTCTACGAAGTGGTCATCCCGCCCGAAACCACGGATCTCACCTGGGCTCGCTTCCATGATCCTGAGGAACCGATGCATGCGCTCGGCGCCTTCGACGAAGACAGCCGTCTTGTCGGCATCGTCCATGCCATCTTTCACCGCTCCTGCTGGCTGCCGCAATGGACCTGCTATCTCCAGGATCTCTATGTCGAAGACAGCCAACGCGGGCTCGGCACCGGTGCCGCACTGATCGAGGCTGTCGCCGATCTCGCCCGCGCCAATGGTGCAGGCCGGCTCTATTGGATGACTCATGAAACCAATGCGACGGCACGGCGGCTTTACGACAGGATCGCCGAGCGCTCGGGCTTCATTCAGTACCGCAAGGCGCTCTAACGGTCGGGACTTGCAGGCGACCATCGCTGCGCTATTGATTCCGTGGGACCAAAAAAGGCAACACGAGGAGGACGTCATGACCGAAGAATTGGTATTCTATACGAACCCGATGTCGCGCGGCCGCATCGCGCGCTGGATGCTGGAGGAGATCGGCCAGCCCTACCGCACCGAACTCCTGACCTTTGGCGAAACGATGAAGGCGCCGGAATACCTTTCGGTCAATCCGATGGGCAAGGTGCCGGCGATCCGCCACGGCGATACCGTCGTCACCGAATGCGCGGCGATCTGCGCCTATCTCGCCGAGACCTTCCCTGACAAGGCGCTGGCGCCGAGGCCGGAGGAGCGCGCCCGGTATTACCGCTGGATGTTCTTTGCCGCCGGTCCGCTCGAGTCGGCGGTGACGATGAAGGCCCTCGGCTTCGAAATTCCGCAGGAACGCCTGCGCATGGCCGGCTGCGGCGGTTTCGGCGATGTCATGAACACGCTTGAAATGGCGGTCTCCGGCTCGACCTACGTCACCGGCGAGCGTTTCACCGCCGCCGACGTCTATGTCGGCTCCCATGTCGGCTGGGGCCTCGGCTTCGGCAGCATCGAAAAACGCCAGGCCTTCGTCGATTATTTCGGCCGCATCAGCGAGCGTGAGGCCTATAAGCGCGCGAATGCACTGGACGACGAGGCCGGCAAGACGATGCAGGCTGCTTAGTCTGTAAAACACGGCGCGGCGGCCAGGCCGCCGCCCCGGGAGATATCCGCCGTCAGACAAGCGGCATGTGAATGTCCGTCAGAAGCTCGGTCGGCGACACTTCACGCGGATTGTTGAGATATTCCTCGAACATGACCCTGTCCTTCAACTGCCGGCCGGACTTCGGCAGCCATTCGGCAAACAGCCACTGATAGGACTTGGGCATATTCGCATAGGGGCCCTTGTGGCGCAGCACGGCATAATCGCCGCCGTCGATCGTGCGCCGCTCGAACGGCGCATCGGCCGGCACGTCGGCAGCGCCGGTAACGCAGGCGATCGAGCGCAGCTTTTCCTCCGGCACGATGTCGGGATCGTCGAGATAGATACCGATCATCCGCATGTCGGGCTTGGCGAGGCCGCGGGCATAAAGCGTGCCGAACAGCGTCTCAAAGGCCTTGTCGATATGCATGTAGGAACCGGTATGGGGAACGCCGATCAGCTCGATCGGCCCGATCTCGCGTATGGTAACGTCTAACATGACTTTGGTCTTTCCGTTAGGTGAGGGTTCAAAGGCTGTGTGGCTTCCCTCTTTCCGGTAGCGGGCCGGCGGCATGCCGTAGACCGACTTGAAGATCCGATTGAAGGATTGGAGATTGGGATAGCCTGATCGCTTGGCAATTTCGCTGACGGCAAGGTCCGTGCGGACGATCTCGCCCGCCGCGT of Rhizobium sp. BT04 contains these proteins:
- a CDS encoding FUSC family protein, encoding MRAPHLFSGFQLRDWLLANDPALSRLRMASRVTLTIVLSFLILLAIHALVLSLPTAAFGLGIVLSIEGGIAVRDKGNARQLVTRLFGCGASLAVVAVAAGLEDSRFLSDLVFLVVIALASAARVFGPRGFAIGMFAFTSYFMGAYFRPSLADLPEVAIGPVVSVLLGHLVRAVLLPDDWRRDLLRSLESVRGRINQILFKLAALAGGAEIGEADRQELRQLEDRLKEVVLMAETFIPRPPAGVFDGAADPAAELAIRLFDAHLAAESAIVLSLQSPAPFALVHAVIQADAAELARFEGMAEAIKDQPQGETVRALLWLGEARQQLTQAIDEGQVSSFSGIDAGKDTAQSQPIDFSFGNPLLRSALQITLASAIAMGFGLLLSRERWFWAVLASFLVFTNTNSRGDTAMKALSRSLGTVFGIAIGLGLATLISGEPDIAIPVAAVCIFLAFYFLQVSYATMTFFISIVLCLVYGMTGVLTLDLLKLRIGETVIGAVAGTAVAFIVFPTRTRGALDVALARWFQALRELLGALGEGKSSFELIALSQKIDACYRDVTVTARPLGSSWSVVTRPGQIRQTLAIFLSCTYWARILAKSYETPVADDNLNRLIAADLALIDSAAPRGSACFLIRRKASRTTGRHLPLLREGARLGLEMIGSALERLYPQADVLPFAAGEAIARSKQG
- a CDS encoding NADP-dependent isocitrate dehydrogenase, which codes for MNKIKVANPVADLDGDEMTRIIWQLIKDKLIHPYLDLDIDYFDLSVENRDATNDQVTVDAANAIKKYGVGIKCATITPDEARVKEFNLKEMWKSPNGTIRNILGGVIFREPIICKNVPRLVPGWTKPIVVGRHAFGDQYRATDFKFPGKGKLTIKFVGEDGTVIEKEVFNAPGAGVAMAMYNLDESIREFARASMMYGLMRKWPVYLSTKNTILKAYDGRFKDIFEEVYETEFKDQFKEAGITYEHRLIDDMVASALKWSGGYVWACKNYDGDVQSDTVAQGFGSLGLMTSVLLTPDGKTVEAEAAHGTVTRHYRQHQKGQETSTNSIASIFAWTRGLAHRAKLDDNAELAKFASTLEKVCVDTVESGFMTKDLALLIGPDQPWLSTTAFLDKIDQNLQKAMA
- a CDS encoding GNAT family N-acetyltransferase; this translates as MTAIQRPLEPSDRAAWEPLWEAYQRFYEVVIPPETTDLTWARFHDPEEPMHALGAFDEDSRLVGIVHAIFHRSCWLPQWTCYLQDLYVEDSQRGLGTGAALIEAVADLARANGAGRLYWMTHETNATARRLYDRIAERSGFIQYRKAL
- a CDS encoding glutathione S-transferase family protein, producing the protein MTEELVFYTNPMSRGRIARWMLEEIGQPYRTELLTFGETMKAPEYLSVNPMGKVPAIRHGDTVVTECAAICAYLAETFPDKALAPRPEERARYYRWMFFAAGPLESAVTMKALGFEIPQERLRMAGCGGFGDVMNTLEMAVSGSTYVTGERFTAADVYVGSHVGWGLGFGSIEKRQAFVDYFGRISEREAYKRANALDDEAGKTMQAA
- a CDS encoding GyrI-like domain-containing protein; translation: MNGETAWALYENRLRRVSAYIHDHLDEELDMERLAEIACMSSYHWHRIYRAIYGETLAATVKRLRLHHAAGEIVRTDLAVSEIAKRSGYPNLQSFNRIFKSVYGMPPARYRKEGSHTAFEPSPNGKTKVMLDVTIREIGPIELIGVPHTGSYMHIDKAFETLFGTLYARGLAKPDMRMIGIYLDDPDIVPEEKLRSIACVTGAADVPADAPFERRTIDGGDYAVLRHKGPYANMPKSYQWLFAEWLPKSGRQLKDRVMFEEYLNNPREVSPTELLTDIHMPLV